A single genomic interval of Bradyrhizobium sp. AZCC 1693 harbors:
- a CDS encoding NAD-dependent epimerase/dehydratase family protein has protein sequence MTSQPIPAHDAAGAQLHAASDSQRGRDKAKPRVLVTGAGGFVGRHLVPYLATQGYTVIAASRAASSFENPNIIAVPLPDLSHLFDWEPLLEQCDSVVHLAGIAHKYAGDDVYDRVNHRATSTLARAISRNGKKHLVFVSSIAAQSGSYADHELTENDFPTPNNAYGRSKFAAEQAIHAAGISFTILRPVVIYGEGEKGNFAVVHRLSRLPVPLPFGALSARRSVLSIQNFNSAVETALSNPRAREETFIVSDPTPVTVADLIARYRGSLGKSPWLLSVPESWIEAAMKAAGQGAIWERIGRPLVAPPTKLIAIGWEPSKF, from the coding sequence ATGACCTCACAACCCATACCTGCTCACGATGCGGCAGGCGCGCAGTTGCACGCCGCCTCCGACTCGCAGCGCGGCCGCGACAAAGCAAAGCCCCGGGTGCTTGTGACAGGCGCCGGCGGGTTCGTCGGGCGGCATCTCGTTCCTTATCTCGCCACCCAAGGATACACCGTGATTGCCGCCTCACGAGCGGCATCCAGTTTCGAGAATCCGAACATCATCGCCGTTCCGCTCCCGGACCTCTCGCATTTGTTCGACTGGGAGCCCCTGCTCGAACAATGCGATTCCGTGGTTCATCTTGCAGGCATCGCTCACAAATATGCCGGCGACGACGTTTACGATCGCGTCAATCATCGCGCGACGTCGACGCTCGCCCGAGCAATATCCCGCAACGGCAAGAAACATCTGGTGTTTGTTTCCTCGATCGCCGCCCAATCCGGCTCTTATGCGGATCATGAACTGACCGAGAACGATTTTCCAACTCCAAACAATGCGTATGGACGGTCCAAGTTTGCCGCCGAACAGGCCATCCATGCGGCGGGCATTTCATTCACAATCCTGCGTCCCGTCGTGATTTACGGAGAGGGCGAGAAAGGAAACTTCGCGGTTGTTCATCGGTTGTCCCGTCTGCCGGTCCCGCTTCCGTTTGGGGCGTTGTCTGCGCGACGATCCGTACTGTCGATCCAGAACTTCAACTCGGCCGTCGAGACCGCACTGAGCAATCCCCGCGCGCGAGAAGAGACCTTCATTGTCTCCGACCCGACGCCGGTGACGGTGGCAGATCTCATCGCACGTTATCGCGGCAGCCTCGGCAAATCGCCCTGGCTGTTGTCTGTACCGGAAAGCTGGATCGAGGCGGCTATGAAGGCCGCTGGCCAAGGCGCGATTTGGGAGCGGATCGGCCGGCCGCTGGTGGCCCCTCCCACCAAGCTCATCGCGATCGGCTGGGAGCCGTCGAAGTTTTGA